In Parus major isolate Abel chromosome 8, Parus_major1.1, whole genome shotgun sequence, a single window of DNA contains:
- the OSBPL9 gene encoding oxysterol-binding protein-related protein 9 isoform X5, translating to MAGGVDSGFVPSVHDFDKKLTEADAYLQILIDQLKLFDEKLQNCKDDEQRKKIEGLKETTSSMVESIKHCIVLLQIAKDQNNEEKHADGLISTINPVDAVYQPSPLEPSGISTMPSQAVTLPEPAQLCKSEQRPSSLPVGPVVASLGNQTPTPNSTGSGQSAPSSSLTSPSHVNLSPNTVPDFSYSSSEDEFYDADEFYQSSSSPKRCMDSSGSAAVLTRSSTGSSLKRPDTTESLNSSMSNGTNDADLFDPPDDREDDGEGESVEEHKSVIMHLLSQVRLGMDLTKVVLPTFILERRSLLEMYADFFAHPDLFVSISDQKDPKERMVQVVKWYLSAFHAGRKGSVAKKPYNPILGEIFRCHWVLPGTEDDMEPVSEGPVPWVSKSNVTFVAEQVSHHPPISAFYAECFSKRIQFNAHIWTKSKFLGMSIGVHNIGQGCVTCLDHDEHYILTFPNGYGRSILTVPWIELGGECSINCSKTGYNASIVFHTKPFYGGKKHRITAEIFSPNDKKPFCSIEGEWNGVMYAKYSTGENSVFIDTKKMPTIKKKVRKLEDQDDFESRCLWKDVTYNLKIRDIDAATAAKHALEERQRAEARARKENETSWETRLFHEDGECWVYDEPLLKRLAASKH from the exons aaaattgAAGGTCTCAAAGAAACAACTAGT aGCATGGTAGAATCAATAAAACACTGCATTGTGTTGCTACAGATTGCTAAA gaCCAAAATAATGAGGAGAAGCACGCAGATGGACTTATA AGCACCATCAATCCCGTGGACGCCGTGTATCAGCCCAGCCCCTTGGAGCCGTCGGGGATCAGCACCATGCCTTCCCAAGCTGTCACACTTCCAG AACCTGCTCAGTTGTGCAAGTCAGAGCAACGACCCTCCTCTTTGCCGGTGGGACCTGTAGTAGCATCGCTCGGGAATCAGACTCCAACACCAAATAGTACAG GGAGTGGGCAGTCAGCACCTAGCAGCAGTCTCACCTCTCCAAGCCATGTCAACCTGTCTCCAAATACAGTCCCAGATTTTTCTTACTCAAGCAGTGAGGATGAGTTCTATGATGCTGATGAATTCTACCAGAGCAGTTCTTCCCCAAAGCGATGTATGGA TTCTTCAGGGTCTGCTGCAGTCCTGACTcggagcagcacagggagcagcctgAAACGTCCAGATACCACAGAGTCCCTCAATTCCTCCATGTCTAATGGCACAAATGATGCTG ATCTCTTTGATCCTCCCGACGATCGAGAAGATGATGGGGAAGGAGAGTCGGTGGAGGAGCACAAAAGTGTTATCATGCATCTCTTGTCACAAGTGAGATTAGGCATGGACCTAACCAAG GTTGTTCTTCCAACATTTATCCTGGAAAGAAGGTCACTGTTGGAAATGTATGCTGACTTCTTTGCACATCCAGACTTGTTTGTCAG CATTAGTGACCAGAAGGATCCCAAGGAGAGGATGGTTCAGGTGGTTAAATGGTACCTCTCAGCTTTCCATGCAGGAAGGAAAGGGTCAGTTGCTAAAAAGCCTTACAATCCCATTCTGGGGGAGATCTTCCGATGCCACTGGGTGTTGCCTGGCACTGAAGATGACATG GAGCCAGTCTCAGAAGGACCAGTCCCCTGGGTCAGTAAAAGCAACGTCACCTTTGTGGCAGAGCAGGTCTCTCACCATCCTCCAA TTTCAGCATTTTATGCAGAATGTTTTAGCAAGAGGATACAGTTCAATGCTCACATATGGACCAAATCCAAATTCCTAGGAATGTCTATTGGGGTCCATAACATAGGGCAAG ggTGTGTTACATGCCTAGATCATGATGAACACTATATTTTGACTTTTCCTAATGGCTATGGAAG GTCTATTCTCACTGTGCCATGGATAGAGCTTGGTGGGGAGTGCAGCATTAACTGCTCAAAGACAGGTTACAATGCTTCCATTGTCTTCCACACAAAACCTTTTTATGGAGGAAAGAAGCACAGAATTACAGCTGAAATTTT tTCTCCAAATGACAAGAAACCCTTCTGCTCCATTGAAGGAGAATGGAATGGGGTCATGTATGCAAAGTACTCCACAGGG GAGAATTCTGTCTTTATAGATACCAAGAAAATGCCTACAATAAAGAAGAAGGTAAGGAAATTGGAGGACCAAGACGACTTTGAGTCTCGCTG CTTATGGAAGGATGTAACCTACAACCTGAAGATCAGAGACATCGACGCGGCCACGGCTGCAAAGCACGCGCTTGAGGAGCGGCAGAGAGCCGAGGCCAGGGCCAGGAAGGAGAACGAGACCTCGTGGGAAACAAGG TTATTCCATGAGGATGGGGAGTGCTGGGTGTACGATGAGCCGCTGCTGAAGCGCCTCGCTGCCAGCAAGCACTGA